The Candidatus Zixiibacteriota bacterium genome includes a window with the following:
- a CDS encoding response regulator — MPDASFSILPGGPEVDAGIKTLLIVDDDPRIRGLLTQALDALGYHTIEAANGREALGIARRENVDCVIADIKMPEIDGLTLLHHLKSERPQLPVVMITGFAFQQHKAEAADAGADGFLMKPFRLAKIEDVLTRVLARPADDSATPAPRAIRNVLIVDDDAEFRVIMEEVMQAMGYNVQSVATAETALERIAQHRPDAVIADYKLPGMSGEDLLQTIKSTRPDLPVILITGYAPSLSGKEFADGAADAFLMKPFRIDRIGDILKSLEAPPTA; from the coding sequence GTCGTTTTCCATTCTGCCGGGGGGACCGGAAGTGGACGCTGGCATCAAGACACTGTTGATCGTCGATGACGATCCCCGCATCCGCGGGCTGTTGACCCAGGCGCTCGACGCACTGGGCTACCACACAATCGAGGCCGCCAATGGCCGCGAGGCCCTCGGTATTGCCCGCCGCGAGAACGTCGACTGCGTGATCGCCGACATCAAGATGCCGGAGATCGATGGGCTCACCCTCCTGCACCATCTCAAATCCGAGCGTCCCCAACTCCCGGTCGTCATGATCACCGGCTTTGCCTTCCAGCAGCACAAGGCCGAGGCCGCCGACGCCGGCGCCGATGGCTTCCTGATGAAACCGTTCCGTCTGGCAAAGATCGAGGACGTCCTCACGCGTGTCCTCGCTCGACCCGCCGACGACAGTGCGACCCCTGCGCCGCGCGCCATCCGCAATGTACTCATCGTCGACGACGACGCCGAGTTTCGCGTCATCATGGAAGAGGTCATGCAGGCGATGGGTTACAACGTCCAAAGTGTCGCCACGGCGGAAACCGCGCTGGAGCGAATCGCGCAACACCGCCCCGACGCCGTGATCGCCGACTACAAACTCCCGGGTATGAGCGGGGAAGACCTTCTGCAGACCATCAAGTCCACCCGTCCCGACCTCCCCGTGATTCTGATTACCGGCTATGCCCCTTCGCTGTCCGGGAAGGAGTTTGCCGACGGTGCCGCCGATGCCTTTCTCATGAAGCCGTTCCGCATCGACCGCATCGGCGATATCCTCAAGTCGCTGGAAGCCCCGCCGACGGCGTAG